The genomic region GGCTCACCTGTTCATCGTCAATCCGCTGCGCGGTAAAAGCATCTGGAACCTGTTGAGCACGCACCCGCCAATCGAGGAACGCATCCGCCGATTGCGCGCGATGAGGCCGTAACGTAAAGGAGAAATTCTTACGGGGTCGTGTCATCACATGACCCCGTTTCTTGTGTTTTCTTGCCACGACTCGATATTGGAGCGGCTGTTTCTTCTTGTTCTTGACAAAGTTCCGAGTGGTCCATATAATACCGCGTGAAACCTCCATCTTTGCCGCGAACTATCGAGAAATCAAACATTAACCCGCGACGGGTGAAATCTTTTTCCATGAAATCAGAAAACGACTTCTGCGTACGAGGAATGATTATCCGCAAGATGCTTGAGAAGCGCGAGCACGAATATCTCTCGCAGCGGGCTTCGTTCAGCGACGAGAGCAGAGGGAGAGCCAGGCCGATCGACGAGTGCCCGTACCGGACCAGCTATCAGCGCGACCGGGACCGCATTATCCACTCAAAATCGTTCCGCCGCTTGAAGCATAAAACGCAGGTTTTCCTCTCGCCGACCGGCGACCATTTTCGCACGCGCCTCACTCATACCCTCGAGGTCGCCCAGATAGCCCGCACAATCTCGCGCGCCCTCTGCCTCAATGAAGACCTGACCGAGGCAATCGCCCTCGGGCACGACCTCGGACATACTCCGTTCGGACATGCGGGTGAAACGGTCCTCAATGAGCTTCATAGCGGCGGGTTCTCTCACAACGAGCAGAGCCTGAGGATCGTGGAGAAACTGGAGAACGGCAAGGGCTTGAACCTCACCTTCGAGGTGCGCGACGGAATTCTCAACCATTCAAAGGGGCCGATTGACATATTTGAGGGCGCCAACGGCGAAGGCCCAACAACGCTTGAAGGGCAGGTCGTGCGAATTTCGGACGGGATCGCCTATATTAACCACGACATAGACGACGCCATCCGGAGCGGATTGATCGGCAACCACGATCTTCCCCCGGAATGTGTGAGAGTCCTCGGAAACACTTCTTCTTCCCGGATCGACCGAATGGTGGCCGACGTTATTCTCAACAGCCAGGAGGCCTGCATCCAGATGAGCCCGGACATATTGCGGGCGACAAATCGCTTGCGTGCTTATCTGTTCCAAAACTTGTATCCGCGCCCGGAAATCCAGGACCCAATCAACAGGACCAAGAGAATTTTGAAAGAGATCTTCTACCTGCTCATCGAAAATCCGAATATCTTTCTGAATGAAATAAAAATCGCCGAGCCCGAAGAGCCGCTCGAGCGCCTGGCAGTGGATTTCATAGCGGGCATGACCGACCGCTACGCTCTCGATTTCTATAGGTCTCATTTCCTGCCTCAATTTGGAGTCTGAAAATTTTTTCTTGAATTGCGTCTGACTTCAACAAGTGGGGATCACATCGAGCCATGGGCCTTTTAGAAGAAAAAAACGCCGCTGCTGCTCACGCTCCCGCCGACCGCGAAAAAACCTCGCATCGAGGAACGCTCAAAATAACCGCTGTAAAAGGAATGACCATAGGCAAGCCCGCTGTCAAAATTGCGGCCATTATTTTTCTCCTTTACCTGTTTCTGGTGAGTATCGGCCTGATGGAAAGCGCGTTCAGGTTCTTTGGGCAGGACTCGGCCGAAAAGCTGTTCGCTCTGGCGAGCAACCGGTTTGTCGGCCTCTTCATCGGGATACTGACGACCGCGCTTGTTCAAAGTTCTTCGTTCACCACCTCGCTCACCGTCGGCCTCGTCGGCAGCGGAGTCCTCACGATCAATGTCGCGATTCCCATTATTATGGGGGCCAATATCGGCACCAGCGTCACCAATACGCTGGTGGCCCACGGCCACGTCGGACGCCGCGACGAGTTCAAACGCGCCATACAGGCGGGGATCGTTCATGATTTCTTCAATCTGATCGCGGTCGTCATCCTGTTTCCGCTCGAAATGATGTTCGGTCTGCTGGAAAGAGCGGCTCTATTTGCGACAAGTCTGTTCGGAAGCGCCAGCGGGGCAACATTTGACAGCCCGGTAAAAGAGGCCATTAAGCCGGTAGTGGGCGCGATTACCGATTCCATTGCAACCTTTCAGCTTTCCCAGATTGTCATGGGCATCGGCTTGCTCGTTATCTCGCTGCTCCTCTTGTTCTTCTCGCTCTTTCTTATTGTGAAAGTACTCAAGAGCCTCGTCCTCTCTCGAATCGAATCCTTCTTCAGCACGTACATGTTCCGAAATGCGGCGCTCGGCTTTCTCATGGGCCTCATCTTTACGGCGGTAGTGCAGAGCAGTTCCGTCACCACATCCTTGATCGTCCCGATGGCCGCAGCCGGAATCCTTACGCTCGAACAGATATTTCCATACACTCTCGGAGCAAACATGGGGACTACGGTCACTGCTCTTTTGGCGTCGCTGGCCACTATTTCGGCGGGCAATCTGGGAGGCGTAACCGTGGCCTTCACGCATTTGCTGTTCAACGCTTTCGGCATTCTGATCATTTACCCGCTTCGTTTCATTCCCATTGGACTGGCGCGGGAAATGGGCAACAGATCAGCCGAAAACCGTCTGGTCCCGTTTCTGTATGTCATTGTCGTGTTTTTCTACGTACCCGGCTTGTGTATTTATCTGAGCGAGTATGGCTTGACAGTTGTTGGAATGCTGCTCCTGGCCGCGCTTCCAAGTTTGATACTTCTCTTTTCGATGCTTTCAAAGAGGATTCAAAAACGCGCGCGGTAAAGTTGCCGAATTGGAGAAATCGGGCGGGTCGGATATAATAATACTGGAGCCAGGCGGACCAGCCGCAAGGAGATGCTTCATGCTCAAAGAGCTCTTGGACATGTTGCGGGCGAAATCGCCCCTGAACGACATGCTCAATGAATTCACGCAAATGATTGAAAAGACCGAATGGATGTTCGATACTGCCGTTCAGGTGCTCATGGCAAAAAAGGGAAGCGCCGAAGTCGCCAAAGACCTCTACGCAAAAGATAAGGAGGTAAATGAGCATCAAAGGAGCATCCGGCGAAAGATCATCAGCCACCTTACACTCCACCCGCACGCCGACGTGCCCGCCTGCCTGGTGCTCATGAGCGTCGTCAAGGACGCCGAGCGAGTCGGCGACTATTGCAAGAATATCTACGAACTCTCAACCATGTTCGATGTCGCCTTCGATAAGGGCCGCTACAAGACCCCCCTGAAGGAACTGGCGGAGCAGTTGGAGAATCTGTTCGGAAAAACGCGCAAAGCGTTCATGTGGTCGGATGAGGAGGCGGCTCATGCCATCATCGCAAAGGGCGACATGATCACCGCACAATGCGACATGCTCATCAAGCAGCTCATTGTCGATAATCTTCCCACCAACAAAGCGGTTGCGTATACGCTCCTTGCACGCTACTTCAAGCGCGTCTCCAGCCATCTGGTGAATATCGCCACCAGCGTTGTGACCTCGGTTGATAATCTGGACCATTTTGATGAGGCTTAGTGCTCGATCATGTCCACTCAGCAGGAACAGTCGCACGACGCCCTCGGCCGCGTCCACATCTTGACAGGAGAAGGCAAGGGCAAGACAACCGCCGCGCTCGGTCTGGCGATGCGCGCCGCCGGTGGAGGCTTGAAAGTCATCATGATCCAGTTCTTGAAAAGATCGAACAGATATGGCGAGTTGAAAGCGGCTCTAAAGCTGGCGCCGGAGTTCGAGATCGTGCAGATGGGACCCGAATGCGTCCGCCTGCTTGAGGATCCTTCCGCTGATGCAACGTGCACGGGCTGTATGAAGTGTCACGTCGACCCGCAGAATCTCCGGATCGCGGACCTGGACGCCGCGCGAAAGGGGATGGATTTGGCTGAACGCGCGCTTACCGAAGATGAATACGACCTCGTCATTCTCGATGAAATTAACTACGCAATCGGATTTAATCTGGTTGCGCCCGAGGAAGTACAAGCGCTGCTGAAGCGCAAGCGGCGGGATGTCGAAGTTGTGCTTACGGGCAGAAATGCGCATCCACTCCTGCTCGAGGCTGCCGATTACGTGACCGAGATGCATGAAGTCAAGCATCCGTGGCGCCGGGGGGAGCAAGCCCGGAGGGGAATCGAATATTAGTTAGAACGACAGCATGCCCAGCACGCGCGATCAGATAAAAAACTTCTTCCGTAATTTTTCACTCAAGCAAGTCTTCGTGCTTTTCCTCGAGGAATATGTCGCGTGGATTTTCCGCTACATCCCCGGGTTCGAGGGCTTCTTGCTCCGTTATCTTTTCCTCAAGGTGATCTGCAAGAAAATGGATGCGCTCCCGTTCATTTTTCCGGGCGCCTTTTTTCAACATAGCTATGGAATTGAGGTGGGCAAAAACCTGAACGTCAACAGGGGCGTCCATATTTACGGCCGGGGTGGAATTACTTTCGGCGATTATGTCCTCATCGGGCCAAACGTAGTGATCACCTCCTCCCAGCATCGCTATAACGTCAAGGGGATACCCATCCTCTTCCAAGGACACGAGCGAAAGCGGATTATTGTCGGCAGCGACGTGTGGATCGGCGCAAACGCGGTCATCCTTCCGGGTGTCACAATCGGCGACGGCGCGATCATCGGCGCGGGCGCGGTCGTCACTTCCGATGTCGGACCATATTCCATCGTCGGCGGCGTTCCCGCCAGGAAGATCGGCCAGCGCGATTGACTTCACAAAAATGCATCAACAAACTTATGAACATCCGCCCGTGCGTTCAGGAACTCAACTTCGTTTTGCTGAACGCTCCTCGCTTCTCTCTCGCATCTGGCTCGGCGGCATTATCATTATCTGGGTCCTCTTCGTCGGCCTGAACCTGAGACACCTCTTCGAGCCGTTCCGAGATTACGGAAAACCGCTGGCGGGAGAACCGTTTTATGCGATTCGCTCGCTGAATTACCTGCGGCATGGGTATGCCACCCACTGGTTCGGGGTCTGCGACAACCTCAATCCGAACCCTGATGACCTCCGGTTCAAGTTCACCGAAATGCCGGCTTTTTTTGTAATCAATTCGATTGTGTTCCGGCTGAGCGGCGTCAGCTCTTCTCATTTCCGGCTGGTCGAGCTGGCGTATGCGCTCGCGCTCTTTATCACATTTTCTCTGGCATTGCGAAAATTGTACGGGCCGACAACCGCCCTGCTCGCGAGCCTGATTTTCCTCGCGCTCCCCGTAAATATGTTTTTGCTTTACATCTCGTGGACGTTCCTTTTCTCGCTTGGCGCTCTAATATCCTACGGCTTGTGGACGCGCACACCTTCCAAAATGCTTCTCTTCCTCACCGTCGTCAGCACAGTCGTTGCATGCCTGCATCATGTCTCCGGCTTTTTTGTCGCACCCTCAGTTATTCTCGCCAATCTGCTTCTGCGCTCATCCAAAAAGAATTCGGCGGCTATTACCGGGGTACTGAGCGCTTCCCTGCTTGTGGGCCTGGTTTACCTCGGACAACTTCTTCTGCTGAGGCACGACATGGAGATGGTGACGGCAAAAGCGATGAACGAAAGCGTGCTCAGCCTAAAATATCTCCTGAACTTTTTTGGGATCAATGCAGGCAAGTATGCGCGCAACGTTTATGAATTAGTCACCCTTCCAATGATAGCGCTGGGGGTGTGGCGGCTGCGAAAGGCCCTTCTTCTCAAGCGGGAACCGACGCCCGACAACCATCTGATGATCTCACTCCTCCTCTTTCCCGTCTTGTTTCACGTGGCGTTCCTCTCGATGGTGGTCAGTCACCTGCACTTTCTTACCATGGCGGCTCCTTACCTCTCGTTGGCCGCTTCACAAATCATCCTGGATGTCAGGAGAAAGAAGATTGCCGGCGCAGGAGCAATTCTGCTGATCCTGTACCTGGTTGTTATGTCCTATCACGTGCAGGTGAAATACGACAAGATGATTTGGAATGAAGAGAACCAAAGGGGATATGCGCTGGCTCAGACGCTGCACGAAGTAACAAAGCCGTCGGACCTGATCGCCGGAGCCCCCGGCTTCGGGTACAATTTTGACGCGCTTTCGCCGGCCTTCTTCTTCTACCTCGACCGCAATTACATCGGGCAAATTGATACTCTGAAAGAATTTGTCAATCTGAGGGAGTCAGAAGAGCCCGCACTCTTCCTTTTCTCCACCCTGGAGGAAGAACAGCCTGCCGATTCGAGACTGGGCGAATATCTCTTCCGCCAGTACCCATATATTGTCGAGCCGGGCAGGCGCGATATAATCATTTTCCAACTGCGCTCCCTTCAAAAGTAGAATCAACGGCGACGGCGTCGAAGCATCAATCGATGTCGGAGAGCGCATCACTTCAAATAGCCGAGACTCTTCAGCTTCTCCTCCGTATCTGAATCCATCTCTTGTACGGTCTGCTTTGGAGCGCCTGTCGGACCATACTTTCTCGTCAGATTGATCATCTGGTCCATTAAAAGATTGTACGTCTCCCGATTGTCGCCCATTACATCGAACAGTTCCAGCGGGTCCCTGCCAACGTGATAAAGTTGCCCCACGTATTCCTTGCCCGTCTCCTTCTCCATCATGACATATACCAACTTCCATTCGCGCGTTCGCAGTCCGCTGAGTTTGACCGGGATATCGTTCAGATCGTCGCTCTCATAATACGGCAGCAAGGTTTCCAGCAGGATCGGCTCCTCAATTTCCGCCCCCTTGAGCAGCGGCAACAGGCTGACCCCCTGCATCTCGGAAGAGCCTTCAGTGATACGAAGGATAGAGAGGATCGTGGGCATGATATCGAGTGTCTTCGCCATTTCGCCGATCCGCCGCCCCTTCGGCAGACTTTCATGAGACAGAATGAGAGGAACCAGCATGGTCGTATCGAAAAGGAATTGGCCGTGCGTGAGCTCCTTATGGGCGCCCAATCCCTCACCATGATCGCCCGCCAGCACTACGAGCGTTTTCTCCTTCAGCCCCAACGATTCAAGTTTCTTAAGTAACCTGCCTACCTGTTCATCCGTATAAGCCACTTCCCCATTGTAAGGACTATCGAAGAGCGCGTCGTACGGCGGCGGCGGCTCGTACGGCCAGTGTGGATCGAAGTAATGCACCATCAGGAAGAACTTCTCGTTCTTCTTCTCTTCCAGCCAGCGGAATACCCGCTCATTTACCTCGGCCGCCGTCCTCTCAAATCCCTCGACCTCGTGTCCGATCCATGACCTTTCCTTTTTCTTGACGGAAACAGAAAAATCATCATCGAACAGCTCGAACCCCTGATCTGTCTTGAACCGCGAGTCCAGCGGAAATCCGCCGATAAAAGCGGCGGTCGCATACCCCTTCTCCTGTAATACCTCCGCCAGAGTTATGCTGGAATCGTGTAGAAAAAACTTGCCGTTGTATCTGACATTATGATAATGGGGATACGTAGACGTTAGAATCGTGGAAACCGAAGGCAAGGTGACCGGAGCACACGTGACTGCCTTTTCAAACAGCACCCCCTCGCGGGCGAGCTTGTCGATGTGCGGGCTTGTCCCCAGAGAGAATCCATAACAGCCAAGCCGATCCGGCCGGATCGTATCGATGACGATCAAAACCACATTATCCTGCCGCTCTCTGTGAACAAGCGAACATGCCGTCGCAATGGCAATGAACAGCAGGACCCCCGCTCGGGCAATATTCCGCTTCAGCGGCATCTTCATCTTAATTTCATCTCCAGCGCCGACAGTTTCTGCGTCACCGATGCACCTCATAGAGAATTGTTCCATCGGATGTGTAAAATGGCAGACAGTATCCCTTCAGGAACTCCCTGAACACCATGCAGTCCTCATCCAGCCGCGACTTGTCCTCCGCCGAAAGAGCGAACGGCGGAAACTTCGTGAAATAGAACTCATTAAAGAGAACAAAACCAATCCCCATTGACTTCAGTTTCTGATAAAAAGCTTCGGCAGTCCCAGCCTCGCTCACCAGCTCCAGCATGCTCGGAGCCTCAAAAACACTGTCTCCAATCTGCTCTCTCTCACAGAAAAAGCCCCGGTTGTCCCAGAAAAACGCGATCCGGGCGTCGAGAGGCAGGTTCTTGTTTATGTACTGGAAAGTCTCATACCCGGGAACTGTCTCCTTGAGAAACTCGTCGCCCGTCTGTTCACCCCAGACAACCGGCCCGAATTGCGCCGGAACCCTCAGCGGATAGGTGAAGGAAAAAGAAAACCAGACTATCCCGCATGCGGCCGCAATTACCGCAAAACTGATCCTTCCGAATAATGGAGAAACGGCAGCGCCCTTCTCTTTTAGAACCACAATCACATACGCGGCTAACAGACTGAGAAGAGGAAAGATGGGCATGAGATATCGCGTGATGTGTGTGGAGAGCAACCAGCTCGCGAAGTAAACCGTGCAAACAAAAAGCAGCCATTTCACAACAGGCGCAGTCCGCCGGATCACAAACAAAACCGGCAGAAAAATCAACCACAGCGGCGTAATGACCGCGTCGAAATATTCATACCCGGGCTTTCCCCATATCGTCAGGTTCCATGGAAGCAGCACCAGATGCTTCCAATCATGCCCCATCCCGTGCGAATCGACGTACGCCAGCATCCGCTCTACTTGCAACGGCGTTAGCCATTTCCCGCCAAATATCCCGTACATCAGAGGATATACCGGATTCCCGCTTATCAGATAATTCTTGACAAGGTACGGCAGCACCGCCGCGAGCACGATGCCCGCAAATATAAAGAACCTTTTCGAGAGCCGACGGAAATCTCTCTTTGCCGCGACGGTTTCAGCGGCTAAAACCGCCGCGCCGGCAGCTATCAGCCCGTGGAG from Candidatus Abyssobacteria bacterium SURF_5 harbors:
- a CDS encoding deoxyguanosinetriphosphate triphosphohydrolase, which produces MIIRKMLEKREHEYLSQRASFSDESRGRARPIDECPYRTSYQRDRDRIIHSKSFRRLKHKTQVFLSPTGDHFRTRLTHTLEVAQIARTISRALCLNEDLTEAIALGHDLGHTPFGHAGETVLNELHSGGFSHNEQSLRIVEKLENGKGLNLTFEVRDGILNHSKGPIDIFEGANGEGPTTLEGQVVRISDGIAYINHDIDDAIRSGLIGNHDLPPECVRVLGNTSSSRIDRMVADVILNSQEACIQMSPDILRATNRLRAYLFQNLYPRPEIQDPINRTKRILKEIFYLLIENPNIFLNEIKIAEPEEPLERLAVDFIAGMTDRYALDFYRSHFLPQFGV
- a CDS encoding PhoU family transcriptional regulator, with amino-acid sequence MLKELLDMLRAKSPLNDMLNEFTQMIEKTEWMFDTAVQVLMAKKGSAEVAKDLYAKDKEVNEHQRSIRRKIISHLTLHPHADVPACLVLMSVVKDAERVGDYCKNIYELSTMFDVAFDKGRYKTPLKELAEQLENLFGKTRKAFMWSDEEAAHAIIAKGDMITAQCDMLIKQLIVDNLPTNKAVAYTLLARYFKRVSSHLVNIATSVVTSVDNLDHFDEA
- a CDS encoding cob(I)yrinic acid a,c-diamide adenosyltransferase; the encoded protein is MSTQQEQSHDALGRVHILTGEGKGKTTAALGLAMRAAGGGLKVIMIQFLKRSNRYGELKAALKLAPEFEIVQMGPECVRLLEDPSADATCTGCMKCHVDPQNLRIADLDAARKGMDLAERALTEDEYDLVILDEINYAIGFNLVAPEEVQALLKRKRRDVEVVLTGRNAHPLLLEAADYVTEMHEVKHPWRRGEQARRGIEY
- a CDS encoding acyltransferase; translation: MDALPFIFPGAFFQHSYGIEVGKNLNVNRGVHIYGRGGITFGDYVLIGPNVVITSSQHRYNVKGIPILFQGHERKRIIVGSDVWIGANAVILPGVTIGDGAIIGAGAVVTSDVGPYSIVGGVPARKIGQRD